In Thermodesulforhabdus norvegica, a single window of DNA contains:
- a CDS encoding TIGR04013 family B12-binding domain/radical SAM domain-containing protein, with protein MLSFAIPEGSTARKGAIIFRLSKYNRYSINALASAIEDHPLISSGWVGLLFLNKQKFFEHASELAEGLTGPVVLVYSFMSCEWSDIRAEWKRVRSMPWRGPCIIFCGGPHPTGSVKSVLKEGADFVCAGEGEGAVVSFLDFAFNGSCNLSSSIFFYDQGKLKKGRIADNYPWEDSLPFPRKPYRFGPIEITRGCPFRCAYCETPVIKGTRIRHRTGEVISEAVRVMVAHGRTDVRMISPNALAYGSSDGRRPDVNALYEMLASIRRILPSQGRIFFGSFPSEVRPEFVTEETVEILKEFCNNRTIVVGAQSGSLRMLRAMRRGHGVDEVVKAVELLVEKGFEPAVDFIFGLPGETLEDVNHSLDPAERLAQKGARIHAHAFMPLPGSRWAFAEPTPIPDFARRRLESLISRGKLFGQWMHQDRMRWDQLRCRREGER; from the coding sequence ATGTTAAGCTTTGCAATTCCTGAAGGAAGCACTGCCCGGAAAGGGGCTATCATTTTCCGATTATCGAAATATAACCGTTACAGCATCAATGCTCTGGCTTCCGCAATAGAAGATCACCCCCTCATTTCTTCGGGGTGGGTCGGCCTTCTGTTCTTGAATAAACAGAAGTTTTTCGAACATGCTTCAGAGCTCGCAGAGGGCCTTACGGGACCGGTGGTTCTGGTTTACTCTTTCATGAGTTGCGAGTGGTCGGACATCAGGGCAGAATGGAAAAGGGTAAGGAGCATGCCCTGGAGAGGGCCTTGCATCATCTTTTGCGGTGGGCCTCACCCCACGGGTTCTGTTAAGTCGGTTCTCAAGGAAGGAGCCGATTTCGTATGCGCCGGTGAGGGAGAAGGTGCCGTAGTATCATTCCTTGATTTTGCTTTTAACGGCTCCTGCAATTTGTCTTCCTCGATTTTTTTCTACGACCAGGGTAAATTAAAAAAAGGAAGGATCGCAGATAACTACCCATGGGAAGATTCCCTTCCCTTTCCCAGGAAGCCTTACCGCTTTGGACCCATTGAAATAACCCGGGGATGCCCTTTCAGGTGTGCCTATTGTGAAACTCCGGTTATAAAAGGAACCCGGATAAGGCACAGGACCGGGGAAGTAATTTCCGAAGCCGTACGGGTCATGGTTGCCCACGGAAGAACCGATGTGAGAATGATATCGCCTAACGCTCTGGCCTATGGCTCTTCTGACGGACGTCGACCCGACGTCAACGCCCTCTACGAGATGCTGGCGTCAATTCGGAGAATTCTGCCTTCTCAGGGCAGGATATTTTTCGGCAGTTTCCCGTCGGAAGTACGACCCGAGTTCGTGACCGAGGAGACGGTCGAAATCCTTAAAGAATTCTGCAATAACAGGACGATAGTTGTGGGAGCCCAGAGCGGAAGCCTGCGTATGCTTCGGGCGATGAGGCGTGGGCATGGTGTTGATGAGGTCGTGAAGGCCGTTGAGCTCCTCGTTGAAAAGGGCTTTGAGCCTGCCGTCGATTTTATTTTTGGCCTTCCAGGAGAAACCCTGGAAGATGTCAACCATAGCCTTGATCCGGCAGAAAGGCTTGCTCAAAAAGGGGCTCGCATTCATGCTCATGCTTTTATGCCTCTTCCGGGATCTCGATGGGCTTTTGCAGAACCCACGCCGATTCCGGATTTTGCCAGACGCCGCCTTGAAAGTCTTATATCCCGTGGTAAACTTTTTGGACAGTGGATGCATCAGGATCGAATGAGATGGGATCAACTTAGATGCAGGAGGGAAGGTGAGCGATGA
- the fusA gene encoding elongation factor G produces MSDIKRIRKIRNIGIIAHIDAGKTTVSERILYYTGRSHKMGEVHDGTTVMDWMDQEQERGITITSAVTTCFWRNHEIHLVDTPGHVDFTVEVERSLRVLDGAVAVLCAVGGVEPQSETVWHQADKYRVPKIAFVNKMDRIGADFPGVIRQMEEKLKAVPLPLQMPVGAEQDFRGVVDLLRMRQVVWLEETLGAAYEYVDIEPELRSAAEEARDALVAKVAEFDDTLLEKYLEGEFITAEELIPVIRKATLELKLVPVLCGSALKNKGIQPLLDAIVDFLPSPLDIPPVVGVNPETGAKEERHASSKEPLAALAFKIFMDEGRKLTYVRIYSGTMSVGMDVYNASKKTREKLSRIFSMHANKRERKDKAEAGDIVALMGMKSATTGDTFCDPRFPILLEPIDVYEPVISMAVEPRTRADQDKLMDSLMKMSEEDPTFRFHEDPDTGQIIIRGMGELHLEVLLTRLERDYHVGVRAGKPQVVYRETIQEEARADASFDREIGGTRHFARVSVIVRPRERGKGNIVSIDIDPAKVTETFLPAFEQGVEDALSSGTIMGYPVTDVEVSVVDADFDVQHPSELAFRVATTMAVRNACELGKLMLLEPYMTVEVLTPEEFLGEVISDLNTRKGRIESITARKAVHVVTALAPLSKMFGYSTDLRSATQGRATFTMQFSHYDTAVDSPT; encoded by the coding sequence ATGTCGGACATAAAAAGAATCAGAAAGATCAGGAACATCGGAATAATAGCCCACATAGATGCGGGCAAAACAACCGTAAGCGAGCGGATTTTATATTACACCGGCCGATCTCATAAGATGGGTGAGGTCCACGACGGAACGACGGTCATGGACTGGATGGATCAGGAGCAGGAAAGAGGCATCACAATAACCTCGGCCGTCACGACCTGTTTCTGGCGTAATCACGAGATACACCTTGTGGATACTCCCGGTCATGTGGATTTCACCGTAGAAGTTGAAAGGTCCTTAAGGGTCCTGGACGGAGCTGTGGCCGTGTTATGTGCCGTCGGAGGAGTTGAGCCTCAATCTGAGACCGTATGGCATCAGGCAGACAAGTATCGGGTACCGAAGATAGCCTTCGTTAACAAAATGGATCGAATTGGCGCCGATTTTCCCGGCGTTATAAGGCAAATGGAAGAGAAACTAAAGGCGGTGCCTTTACCGCTTCAGATGCCTGTTGGAGCCGAACAGGACTTCAGAGGAGTCGTTGATCTTCTGAGAATGCGTCAGGTTGTATGGCTGGAAGAAACCCTTGGTGCGGCCTATGAGTATGTGGACATAGAACCCGAACTCAGGAGTGCTGCAGAAGAGGCCCGGGACGCTCTTGTTGCAAAGGTTGCCGAATTCGATGACACGCTACTGGAAAAGTACCTCGAAGGAGAGTTTATCACCGCCGAGGAACTCATTCCCGTTATTCGTAAGGCTACCCTTGAGCTAAAGCTGGTGCCCGTCCTATGTGGGTCGGCCCTGAAGAATAAGGGTATTCAACCTCTCCTCGATGCAATCGTTGATTTTCTGCCCTCCCCTCTGGATATCCCTCCTGTGGTGGGCGTAAACCCGGAAACGGGAGCAAAAGAAGAGCGCCATGCCAGCAGTAAGGAGCCTCTTGCTGCGTTAGCCTTCAAGATATTCATGGACGAAGGGCGCAAGCTCACCTATGTGAGAATATATTCCGGCACCATGAGCGTGGGTATGGATGTTTACAACGCGTCGAAAAAGACACGGGAAAAATTATCCCGCATCTTTTCCATGCACGCAAATAAACGAGAGCGCAAAGACAAGGCCGAGGCGGGAGATATCGTAGCGCTTATGGGTATGAAGAGCGCTACCACAGGGGATACCTTCTGCGACCCCCGTTTTCCCATCCTTCTGGAACCCATAGACGTTTATGAACCCGTTATATCAATGGCCGTAGAGCCCAGAACCAGGGCAGATCAGGATAAACTAATGGACAGCCTGATGAAAATGTCCGAGGAAGATCCTACCTTCCGCTTTCATGAGGACCCCGATACGGGTCAAATAATTATTCGCGGCATGGGAGAACTCCATCTCGAAGTGCTCTTAACCCGTCTTGAAAGGGATTATCATGTTGGGGTTAGAGCAGGAAAACCACAGGTAGTTTACAGAGAAACGATTCAGGAGGAGGCCAGGGCAGATGCAAGCTTCGACAGAGAAATAGGCGGAACAAGGCATTTTGCAAGGGTAAGCGTAATTGTCAGGCCGAGAGAGCGTGGGAAAGGGAACATTGTTTCAATAGACATTGATCCGGCTAAGGTTACGGAAACATTTCTGCCTGCCTTTGAGCAAGGGGTAGAGGACGCCTTATCTTCCGGAACAATTATGGGGTATCCCGTTACCGACGTGGAAGTAAGCGTTGTCGATGCCGATTTTGACGTACAGCATCCCAGCGAACTTGCCTTCAGGGTAGCGACCACCATGGCCGTCAGGAATGCCTGTGAACTCGGGAAACTGATGCTCCTCGAACCTTACATGACCGTGGAGGTTCTCACCCCTGAAGAATTCCTCGGTGAAGTCATAAGTGATTTAAATACCCGTAAGGGTCGCATCGAAAGCATCACCGCCAGAAAAGCCGTACACGTCGTCACGGCTCTTGCGCCTCTTTCCAAAATGTTCGGGTATTCAACAGATCTGAGGTCGGCCACTCAGGGCAGGGCAACCTTTACCATGCAGTTTTCTCATTACGATACGGCCGTGGATTCGCCAACCTAA
- a CDS encoding flavodoxin family protein: protein MKVLVLYYSRGGNTKKLAEYVAEGVRQVNGVDAVLKNTSEVTKDDFVEAAGIIAGSPVYFGSMAAELKKVFDDFVGVRKKMENKVGAAFTTSGDPTGGKETTMMSIIQCMLIYGMIVVGDPMSATGHYGVACVGAPDEKTAENARKLGRRVAELCLKLHG, encoded by the coding sequence ATGAAGGTTCTTGTTTTGTATTATTCTCGGGGAGGAAACACGAAAAAGCTTGCAGAGTATGTGGCGGAGGGAGTTCGTCAGGTAAACGGCGTTGATGCGGTTTTAAAAAACACTTCAGAGGTGACGAAGGACGATTTTGTCGAAGCTGCCGGTATTATAGCCGGCTCACCGGTTTACTTCGGCAGCATGGCTGCAGAACTCAAGAAAGTCTTTGATGACTTCGTCGGGGTTCGAAAAAAGATGGAAAACAAGGTTGGCGCCGCCTTCACCACATCAGGTGATCCCACGGGCGGAAAGGAAACGACGATGATGTCCATAATTCAGTGTATGCTCATTTACGGAATGATCGTTGTGGGGGATCCAATGAGTGCTACGGGTCATTACGGCGTGGCCTGCGTGGGGGCTCCCGACGAGAAAACGGCTGAAAATGCCAGGAAGCTGGGAAGGCGTGTTGCCGAACTCTGCTTGAAACTCCACGGATAA
- a CDS encoding dipeptidase — MAEKIDEVFKVIDEQRDGYLHELLELLRLPSVSANPTCRKYIENAAERLCKALKARGAGCEVLETEGHPVVCGSFQAKDKGPTLLIYGHYDVQPPDPLEEWQSDPFDPVIKDGYVYARGASDDKGQLFCYVAALDAINRAGLQVPVNLRFLFEGEEEIGSPNLRKFLLHRHELLESDAVVISDGSQAAPGVPAITYGLRGLAYLQIDVEGPKRDLHSGVYGGIVVNPLQALVDILSHLKDENDRVMIEGFYDDVLVPDETERAMIRSLPFDEEQLKEYLGISVFGGEKEFHPLERRLLRPTLDVNGIWGGYSGPGAKTVIPSRAGAKISMRLVPNQRYKKITDLTGQYIRKVTPPGVRVKVTPMEGTDPVLVNTKSREVQIAARALEIAFGRPPVFMREGGSIPVVSLFSELMGSKPILLLGFGRPDDGIHGPNERFNLDDFFKGIKTAVALFFLMAER; from the coding sequence ATGGCCGAGAAGATTGATGAAGTCTTCAAAGTAATTGATGAACAACGCGATGGCTATCTGCACGAACTCCTTGAATTGCTTAGACTGCCGAGTGTCAGCGCTAATCCGACCTGTCGAAAGTACATTGAAAACGCAGCAGAAAGGCTGTGTAAGGCACTGAAGGCGCGAGGAGCCGGTTGTGAGGTTCTTGAGACCGAAGGGCATCCCGTCGTATGTGGAAGCTTTCAGGCTAAAGATAAGGGGCCAACGCTTCTTATTTACGGCCATTACGATGTTCAACCTCCTGATCCCTTGGAAGAATGGCAGAGTGATCCCTTCGATCCTGTGATAAAGGACGGGTATGTTTATGCCCGGGGGGCAAGTGATGATAAGGGTCAGCTCTTTTGTTATGTTGCCGCCCTCGATGCTATAAATCGCGCAGGTCTGCAGGTTCCCGTGAATCTGCGATTTCTTTTTGAAGGCGAGGAGGAAATCGGAAGCCCGAACTTGAGGAAATTTTTGCTCCATCGTCATGAACTCCTGGAATCGGATGCCGTGGTCATCTCCGACGGCAGTCAGGCAGCGCCGGGCGTCCCTGCGATTACCTATGGCCTTAGAGGCCTTGCCTATCTACAGATTGACGTTGAGGGGCCAAAAAGAGATCTTCACTCGGGGGTTTACGGAGGAATCGTCGTTAATCCTCTCCAGGCCCTGGTGGACATTCTCTCTCACCTCAAAGACGAGAACGACCGTGTAATGATAGAAGGGTTTTACGACGATGTGCTGGTTCCTGATGAGACCGAAAGGGCTATGATCCGTTCTCTGCCCTTTGATGAGGAGCAGTTAAAGGAATATCTGGGTATAAGTGTATTTGGTGGTGAAAAAGAGTTTCATCCCCTTGAGCGCAGGCTTCTGAGACCCACTCTGGACGTGAACGGCATCTGGGGAGGGTATTCAGGCCCTGGAGCAAAAACGGTAATTCCGTCCAGGGCCGGAGCCAAAATAAGCATGCGCCTTGTTCCGAATCAGCGATACAAAAAAATAACCGACCTTACCGGGCAATACATAAGGAAGGTTACCCCTCCCGGAGTCCGTGTGAAGGTAACCCCGATGGAAGGAACCGACCCCGTTTTGGTGAATACGAAGAGCAGAGAGGTTCAGATTGCCGCAAGGGCCTTGGAAATTGCTTTTGGCAGGCCCCCGGTTTTTATGCGTGAGGGTGGTTCGATCCCTGTGGTCAGCCTTTTTTCGGAACTGATGGGGTCGAAACCCATACTGCTGTTGGGGTTTGGAAGACCCGATGACGGCATACACGGGCCCAATGAAAGGTTCAATCTCGATGATTTTTTCAAGGGAATAAAAACCGCCGTGGCTCTGTTCTTCCTCATGGCCGAAAGATAA
- a CDS encoding radical SAM protein, producing the protein MFEEYTRCRLCPWMCEVNRREGKKGRCGAGADVRIAGAFLHFGEEACLVGETGSGAVFFSHCVMRCMYCQTYEMSWFGRGEDLTDPDFLGILKSLVERGCENLNFITPTAYIPHIRWAVEELRKTEKIPPVVYNTGGYESVEALKSLEGIVDIYLTDIKYLNGELAKKLSHAPDYPDIVKVAVMEMYRQVGDLEMNGRGVAKRGLIVRHLVLPGYVEESLKVLEWIAENLSVQTYINVMGHYRPFHLAPNIPELSRTLRRQEYELVISKARELGLTRMDTTHRNLYPLIWEN; encoded by the coding sequence ATGTTTGAAGAATATACTCGTTGCAGGCTATGTCCCTGGATGTGCGAGGTTAACAGAAGAGAAGGGAAAAAAGGGAGATGCGGTGCCGGAGCTGATGTGAGGATTGCGGGGGCTTTCCTTCATTTTGGTGAAGAAGCTTGCCTCGTGGGAGAGACGGGTTCCGGAGCCGTGTTTTTTTCACACTGCGTTATGCGCTGTATGTATTGTCAGACCTATGAAATGAGCTGGTTCGGTCGAGGCGAAGATTTAACCGATCCGGATTTCCTTGGAATTCTCAAAAGCCTGGTGGAACGGGGCTGCGAAAACCTTAACTTTATAACCCCTACCGCCTATATCCCTCATATTCGCTGGGCCGTGGAAGAGCTTCGAAAAACGGAAAAAATACCTCCGGTGGTGTACAACACGGGAGGATATGAAAGCGTTGAAGCCCTGAAAAGCCTTGAAGGGATTGTGGATATTTACCTGACGGACATAAAATATCTTAATGGGGAACTGGCAAAAAAATTGAGCCATGCGCCTGATTATCCCGATATTGTAAAGGTCGCCGTTATGGAGATGTACAGGCAGGTCGGGGATCTTGAAATGAACGGGAGGGGGGTTGCAAAAAGGGGGCTGATAGTAAGGCATCTCGTTTTGCCCGGTTATGTGGAGGAAAGCCTGAAAGTGCTCGAGTGGATAGCCGAAAACCTTTCCGTGCAAACCTACATCAACGTAATGGGTCATTACAGACCCTTCCATCTGGCCCCCAATATACCTGAGCTTTCAAGGACTTTAAGAAGGCAGGAGTATGAGCTGGTTATATCAAAGGCCCGTGAACTCGGTTTAACCCGAATGGATACCACTCACCGGAATCTGTATCCATTGATTTGGGAAAACTGA
- a CDS encoding radical SAM/SPASM domain-containing protein, whose amino-acid sequence MGHPFRYYIPEDNAGFMDKVWRFISKKELPAWSFPRVIQIQTVAGCNAFCIFCPHGKTKRPLPKGRMDWDLYRTIIDECVRHRMWRISPYLMNEPLLDPEIGERIRYISSKKRFPTYTKINTNASLLTEEVARDLLDSGLDVLTCSVHGIVKEKYEKTMVGLKLEKVLDNIDRFLELKAKLRKKKPELRVTMIRTKLIEPDVEKIREYWKRRGVRVSIRPMSNRANPQIADLGVSARPLEPFSWCVRPMEQAYVNVRGELLLCCNDWEQTTILGDLKTQSLEEAWNGDRYREIRRRLLDGRVQGLLCEKCTMQRE is encoded by the coding sequence ATGGGCCATCCTTTCAGGTATTACATTCCGGAAGATAATGCTGGATTTATGGACAAAGTCTGGCGTTTTATCTCTAAAAAGGAATTACCTGCCTGGAGCTTCCCCAGGGTAATACAAATTCAAACCGTTGCGGGCTGTAATGCTTTCTGCATTTTCTGCCCTCACGGTAAGACCAAAAGACCTTTGCCTAAAGGGCGAATGGACTGGGATCTTTACAGAACGATTATCGACGAGTGCGTTCGCCATCGCATGTGGAGAATCAGCCCTTATCTGATGAACGAGCCTCTTCTTGATCCGGAGATTGGCGAAAGGATTCGTTATATTTCTTCAAAGAAGAGGTTTCCCACATACACGAAAATAAATACAAACGCCAGCCTTTTAACTGAAGAAGTGGCAAGAGATCTTCTGGATTCTGGACTGGATGTTCTTACCTGTAGTGTCCATGGGATTGTAAAAGAAAAATACGAGAAAACCATGGTTGGTTTGAAACTGGAAAAAGTTCTGGACAATATCGATCGGTTTCTGGAACTTAAGGCAAAGCTAAGGAAGAAAAAACCGGAATTGAGAGTTACAATGATACGAACAAAGCTTATCGAACCCGATGTTGAAAAGATCAGAGAATACTGGAAAAGAAGAGGGGTTCGTGTAAGTATAAGACCAATGAGCAATCGCGCCAATCCTCAGATTGCCGATCTCGGGGTAAGTGCCAGACCTCTGGAGCCTTTTTCGTGGTGTGTGCGCCCTATGGAGCAGGCCTATGTGAACGTCAGAGGGGAATTGCTTCTTTGTTGTAACGACTGGGAGCAGACAACAATTCTTGGAGATCTGAAGACGCAGAGCCTCGAAGAAGCGTGGAATGGAGATAGGTACAGAGAAATCAGGAGAAGACTTCTTGATGGCAGGGTGCAGGGACTTTTGTGCGAAAAGTGCACCATGCAAAGAGAATAG
- a CDS encoding calcium/sodium antiporter: protein MLTMFVVATVFGILGLVWGADKFIDGALQLSRALKISPLVVGLTVVSFGTSLPELITTVIANLTGHPDVAVGNVIGSNIANVCLILGTAALFRPLLVSQTTMKREYLFLVVISLLFWFMSYNDRLSRTEGAVLFLTLIGYLIWMVKHPSNSEVAAILLKEADQLSTSEAGTDRESNLKLAFNLVAGLLVLTLASRSLVWGGVGIARWINVPELIIGLSLVALGTSLPELAASIAGAIKKSDDIAVGNVVGSNIFNILGIIGISSLVNPLQVSQTAVSRDFPIMLFTTLLLWPLARPKGPEAGRISRPEAMILLGGYFAYILFMFLKR, encoded by the coding sequence ATGCTAACAATGTTCGTGGTGGCCACGGTTTTCGGAATCCTAGGCCTCGTCTGGGGTGCCGATAAATTCATCGATGGAGCACTTCAACTTTCCCGAGCTCTGAAAATATCGCCCCTTGTGGTTGGTCTTACCGTGGTATCATTCGGCACATCCCTTCCCGAACTGATAACAACGGTCATAGCGAATCTTACAGGGCACCCTGACGTTGCGGTAGGAAACGTGATCGGAAGTAACATAGCAAACGTGTGTCTTATCCTGGGTACGGCGGCGCTTTTCAGACCGCTACTCGTAAGCCAGACCACAATGAAAAGAGAATATCTCTTTCTTGTGGTCATATCGTTGCTTTTCTGGTTTATGAGCTACAACGATCGGCTAAGCAGGACAGAGGGGGCTGTTTTGTTTTTAACCCTGATCGGATACCTGATATGGATGGTTAAACACCCTTCAAATTCGGAAGTTGCTGCGATTCTGCTTAAAGAAGCCGATCAATTGAGCACCTCTGAAGCCGGTACAGACCGTGAGTCCAATCTCAAATTGGCTTTTAATCTTGTGGCCGGACTTCTGGTTTTAACCCTGGCAAGCCGTTCTCTGGTCTGGGGAGGAGTCGGTATCGCCAGGTGGATTAACGTACCGGAGCTGATCATAGGACTTTCCCTGGTCGCTCTCGGTACAAGCCTTCCAGAGCTTGCGGCATCTATTGCGGGAGCGATAAAGAAAAGCGACGACATTGCTGTGGGAAACGTGGTTGGTTCAAATATCTTTAACATTCTTGGAATCATCGGAATATCTTCTCTTGTAAACCCTCTGCAGGTCTCTCAGACCGCCGTTAGCAGAGACTTCCCTATAATGCTTTTTACGACTCTTTTGCTGTGGCCTCTTGCCAGGCCAAAAGGACCGGAGGCCGGTCGTATATCCAGGCCGGAAGCAATGATTCTTCTGGGGGGTTATTTTGCGTACATACTGTTCATGTTTCTCAAAAGGTGA
- the aroB gene encoding 3-dehydroquinate synthase: MKLNVVLSGGESRSYEVMCESGLHRRLDRIIKDLSRGRRVFCVWDRFVHGLWGHRCLTATESIVWDASEQNKKLSAVEELARELVRRGADRHSLLVAVGGGVTGDVVGFLASIYMRGIPVVQIPTTLVAQVDSSVGGKTGVDLPEGKNLLGTFHQPLWVGIDPDFLQTLSEENFREGMAEVIKTAWIGDADLVRFLLDNSDDILRRRADVMAHVVFRCVEIKAGIVMEDEKEGGVRKVLNLGHTFGHAVERISNYTINHGHAVAMGLICAGILGRQLGYLDREHLNMLKDLLSAYGLPTGLPSEYSPDKMMSVFQADKKKVGNSLVFVIPGPPGKVIWKTIEDKKLIDEVIRLAQKIGKIYLT, translated from the coding sequence ATGAAACTTAATGTTGTGCTTTCCGGCGGGGAAAGTCGATCGTACGAGGTAATGTGTGAGAGTGGGCTGCATAGGCGGCTTGATCGAATTATAAAAGACCTTTCCCGGGGACGCCGGGTTTTTTGTGTCTGGGATCGATTTGTCCATGGCCTGTGGGGCCACAGGTGTTTGACCGCTACGGAAAGCATAGTATGGGACGCTTCGGAGCAGAATAAAAAGCTTTCTGCCGTGGAAGAGCTTGCAAGGGAGCTCGTAAGGCGGGGTGCTGACAGACATTCTCTGCTCGTGGCCGTGGGAGGTGGGGTTACCGGCGATGTGGTGGGATTTTTGGCGTCAATATACATGCGCGGTATCCCGGTTGTCCAAATTCCGACAACCCTTGTTGCTCAGGTGGACAGTAGTGTTGGTGGGAAGACGGGTGTTGACCTTCCCGAAGGCAAAAACCTTCTGGGAACCTTTCACCAACCTCTGTGGGTCGGTATAGACCCCGATTTTCTGCAAACTCTGAGTGAAGAGAACTTCCGCGAAGGCATGGCGGAGGTAATAAAAACGGCATGGATCGGTGATGCCGATTTGGTTCGTTTTTTGCTCGATAACAGCGATGATATTCTAAGGCGAAGGGCCGATGTGATGGCCCACGTGGTTTTCAGATGTGTTGAGATAAAGGCCGGGATTGTTATGGAAGACGAGAAAGAAGGCGGTGTCAGAAAGGTGCTCAATCTGGGTCATACCTTTGGACATGCCGTTGAACGCATCAGTAACTATACGATAAATCACGGGCATGCTGTGGCTATGGGTTTAATCTGCGCGGGGATTCTGGGAAGACAGCTGGGATACCTGGACCGAGAACATCTTAACATGCTCAAAGATCTCCTGTCTGCTTACGGTTTACCCACAGGCCTTCCTTCTGAATATTCCCCCGACAAGATGATGAGCGTTTTCCAGGCGGACAAAAAAAAGGTAGGGAATTCACTGGTTTTTGTCATTCCCGGGCCGCCCGGTAAGGTAATCTGGAAGACCATCGAGGATAAAAAGCTGATCGATGAGGTTATCAGGCTGGCACAGAAGATAGGTAAGATCTATTTGACTTAA
- the pilB gene encoding type IV-A pilus assembly ATPase PilB, whose product MTQPATYQRIGQILVESGFITKDQLQEALNEQRRTRERLGKILLKRGYIDEKDLAVALARQMKLPLVDLRKLNISEDVMGIILRESAEKHGVVPFGLTGNILHVATADPTNRMAADDLRFLTQKTIRFHVATESAINEILEKRREVSTELDAALKMLTDEADLSVIEDTEEIDLAELEGDATEAPVVRLVNSLLTDAIRKKASDIHIEPYEKMLRVRYRIDGILYEVMRPPVRYKHAISTRVKIMSNLDIAERRLPQDGRIKAKILGKEVDFRVSCLPTIFGEKIVLRILDKSNLQLDMTQLGFEEDQLSIFREAIYKPYGMVLVTGPTGSGKTTTLYSALMELNKVERNISTAEDPVEYNLPGINQVQVHESIGLTFAAALRSFLRQDPDIIMVGEIRDLETAEIAVKAALTGHLVLSTLHTNDAPSTVTRLINMGVEPFLIASALNLALAQRLVRKLCDQCKVPDDVPPDVLLDLGVSEREIENFTCYRPRGCQACNNTGYRGRVALYELMPMYEEIQELVLAGASAAELKKEAMRLGMKTLRQSGINKVKAGITSIEEVIRTTARD is encoded by the coding sequence ATGACACAGCCGGCAACGTATCAGAGGATAGGTCAGATTTTGGTGGAAAGTGGTTTTATTACCAAAGACCAGCTTCAGGAAGCTCTCAACGAGCAGAGACGTACCCGGGAACGGCTGGGAAAAATCCTTCTGAAACGTGGTTATATAGATGAAAAAGATCTTGCCGTTGCTCTTGCGAGGCAGATGAAGCTTCCTCTGGTGGACCTGAGAAAGTTGAACATTTCCGAAGATGTTATGGGGATCATATTGAGGGAATCTGCCGAAAAGCACGGAGTTGTGCCTTTCGGTCTGACCGGAAATATTCTTCATGTGGCGACTGCTGATCCCACCAATAGAATGGCTGCGGATGATCTGAGATTCCTTACTCAGAAAACCATCAGGTTTCATGTTGCTACCGAGAGCGCCATTAACGAAATACTGGAAAAGCGTCGTGAGGTGAGCACAGAACTGGACGCGGCACTTAAGATGCTCACCGATGAAGCGGATCTCAGTGTTATTGAAGACACGGAGGAAATCGATCTTGCGGAACTTGAGGGAGATGCGACAGAAGCACCTGTTGTTCGTCTGGTAAATTCTCTGCTGACCGATGCAATCAGAAAAAAGGCCAGCGACATTCATATAGAGCCCTACGAAAAAATGCTTCGTGTGAGGTATAGAATTGACGGTATTCTTTACGAGGTCATGAGGCCGCCGGTTCGTTATAAACATGCCATTTCGACCCGTGTGAAGATTATGAGCAATCTTGACATAGCCGAGAGAAGGCTTCCTCAGGATGGTCGCATAAAGGCCAAGATTCTGGGCAAAGAAGTGGATTTTCGTGTTTCCTGCCTCCCGACTATTTTTGGTGAAAAAATCGTTCTTCGAATTCTGGACAAGTCCAATCTGCAGCTCGATATGACCCAGCTGGGCTTTGAAGAAGATCAGTTAAGCATTTTTCGGGAGGCCATTTACAAGCCCTACGGCATGGTTTTGGTGACGGGGCCGACGGGTAGCGGTAAGACGACCACGCTTTACAGCGCTTTAATGGAGCTTAACAAGGTTGAGCGTAATATCTCCACGGCCGAAGACCCTGTTGAATACAACCTCCCCGGTATAAATCAGGTTCAGGTTCACGAATCCATAGGTCTTACCTTTGCAGCGGCTTTAAGGTCCTTCCTGAGGCAGGATCCTGACATTATCATGGTGGGAGAGATTCGAGACCTGGAGACGGCAGAAATAGCCGTGAAGGCTGCTCTCACGGGTCACCTTGTCCTGAGCACTCTGCACACAAACGATGCCCCCAGTACCGTTACAAGGCTTATCAACATGGGAGTGGAGCCCTTTCTTATCGCGTCGGCCTTGAATCTTGCTCTGGCCCAACGTCTCGTAAGAAAACTCTGCGATCAATGCAAGGTGCCCGATGACGTGCCCCCGGATGTTCTGCTTGACCTTGGAGTTTCGGAACGTGAAATAGAAAACTTTACCTGTTATCGGCCCAGAGGATGTCAGGCCTGCAACAATACCGGGTACAGAGGTCGAGTTGCTCTTTATGAGCTTATGCCCATGTACGAGGAAATACAGGAGCTGGTCCTGGCAGGGGCTTCCGCCGCCGAGTTGAAGAAGGAAGCAATGCGGCTTGGGATGAAAACGCTTCGTCAGAGCGGAATCAATAAAGTCAAGGCCGGGATAACCTCCATTGAGGAAGTCATACGAACAACTGCAAGAGACTAG